One Candidatus Nitrososphaera evergladensis SR1 genomic window carries:
- a CDS encoding polysaccharide deacetylase family protein, whose product MYTSYRPIDDSKDRRKRVGAKVKITARTLLAVSAALVLVLGILVSVPRSAYADDESSNNSNNNPEACNCVIFRLDDVQDYWLSDVQVAVMEKFISEHEKLTLGIITNYIGEDDNVVNAVKHGLDSGNFEVVNHSQNHESYADMSAEEQYNDLSNANGNITSLFGISPVGAFIPPFHEYNEDTLAALQDLDMKVISAQFNLELPEIYNPGNPDSPDNKIYRAFEGSDIKDDFGIYHLPQTIGYYDHGTFPHEKVEIENIMASIDEAISSYGYAVVTLHPQDFAVKDNDGNATEEVSTSELGDLDQLFSDITDRGYTTKTFSQAVTPGSDGWSGDNDSNSNGSNSSQNGIGRRPVYNDYLAYFITTYVAGNGTANLPAHDNEANYNNNFLMRAYPIDYLFTIEATYKTHDENILQWNNQYKVVKIDDGPIMHWHDLTDGQKVWLIQTFDHIYSTADVDKLIAGLMTKASEGE is encoded by the coding sequence ATGTATACATCTTACCGACCGATCGACGATAGTAAGGATAGGAGGAAAAGAGTCGGCGCCAAGGTAAAGATAACTGCCAGAACGCTCTTGGCGGTATCTGCAGCATTGGTGCTTGTTCTAGGCATCCTAGTTTCTGTCCCTCGGTCGGCGTATGCAGACGACGAAAGCAGCAACAACAGCAACAATAATCCAGAGGCCTGCAATTGCGTCATTTTTAGGCTAGACGACGTGCAGGATTACTGGCTAAGTGACGTACAGGTTGCGGTGATGGAGAAGTTCATCAGCGAGCATGAAAAACTCACCCTCGGAATAATAACGAACTACATCGGAGAAGACGATAACGTAGTCAATGCAGTAAAGCACGGACTTGATTCCGGCAACTTTGAGGTAGTCAATCACAGCCAGAACCATGAATCATACGCAGACATGTCCGCAGAAGAGCAGTACAACGACCTATCAAATGCAAACGGAAACATCACTTCGCTTTTTGGAATCAGCCCCGTCGGTGCATTTATCCCACCCTTCCATGAATACAACGAAGACACACTTGCCGCACTCCAAGATCTCGACATGAAAGTCATCAGTGCGCAGTTTAACTTGGAGCTACCAGAAATTTACAACCCAGGCAACCCAGACAGCCCCGACAACAAAATCTACAGGGCATTTGAGGGCTCGGACATTAAAGATGACTTTGGCATCTACCACCTGCCACAAACTATAGGCTACTATGACCACGGAACATTCCCACACGAAAAAGTCGAAATAGAAAACATAATGGCGAGCATTGACGAAGCAATTTCATCATACGGATACGCAGTAGTGACTCTGCATCCACAGGATTTTGCTGTCAAAGATAATGATGGCAATGCCACTGAAGAGGTTTCTACCAGCGAGCTTGGTGACCTTGACCAGCTGTTTAGCGACATAACGGACAGAGGATACACAACGAAGACATTCTCACAAGCAGTTACGCCAGGCTCAGATGGCTGGAGTGGAGACAATGACAGCAATAGTAATGGCAGCAACTCTTCGCAGAACGGAATAGGTCGCAGGCCAGTGTATAATGACTATTTGGCGTACTTTATCACAACATATGTCGCAGGAAACGGCACAGCCAATCTTCCAGCACACGATAATGAAGCCAACTACAACAACAACTTTCTAATGAGAGCATACCCGATCGATTACCTCTTCACTATCGAGGCAACATACAAGACACATGATGAGAATATTTTGCAATGGAACAATCAGTACAAAGTTGTCAAGATTGACGACGGGCCCATAATGCACTGGCATGATCTCACAGACGGTCAGAAGGTATGGCTGATCCAGACATTTGATCACATCTACAGCACAGCAGATGTAGACAAGCTGATTGCAGGCCTGATGACGAAAGCAAGTGAAGGAGAATAA
- a CDS encoding DapH/DapD/GlmU-related protein has protein sequence MSIENNNISKKFQSQQEAHSYLRTLPMPRPYIHPTAIVENAILGKDVTIAAYAVIGKEGFGFDPQSNYTKRWPHIGNVIIGDNAEIGANTCIDRGTLGSTIIGENTKIDNLVHIGHNATIGKKCVIVAGSVIGGSSVIGDGVFIGMGVKIRDHVTIGDKAFLCMGAVVTKDVSTGAKIR, from the coding sequence ATGAGCATAGAAAACAACAATATCAGCAAAAAGTTCCAGTCGCAACAAGAAGCGCATAGCTACCTCCGGACACTGCCAATGCCCAGGCCCTACATTCATCCTACCGCTATTGTTGAGAATGCCATCCTTGGCAAAGACGTGACAATAGCTGCCTATGCTGTGATAGGCAAGGAAGGCTTTGGCTTTGATCCGCAAAGCAACTATACAAAGCGATGGCCTCACATAGGAAACGTCATTATCGGTGACAATGCAGAGATCGGCGCAAACACCTGCATTGACCGCGGGACATTGGGAAGCACAATAATTGGCGAGAACACAAAAATCGACAACCTTGTGCACATAGGTCATAATGCCACTATAGGAAAGAAATGCGTTATCGTGGCTGGTTCTGTAATAGGCGGCTCTTCTGTAATAGGCGACGGTGTCTTTATTGGCATGGGTGTAAAAATCCGAGACCATGTGACCATAGGGGACAAGGCTTTTCTCTGCATGGGAGCTGTGGTGACAAAAGATGTATCAACAGGAGCAAAGATCAGATAG
- a CDS encoding glycosyltransferase family A protein, which translates to MYQQEQRSDSGSQSQSYYAIVFGRDGNKSIRKVLDSLLAQTVMPARIMIIDDGSTDGMYQTVLEYEQKFPHIVHVRQTSNKTRDYTRLPLLWNMGILPDYDYHVIVPSDASFVPNYAERILLEFTRNPDLVVCSGDWGPMNAKAPHGGGRFVKQSFFFKHYPQGYPHILGYESEILERALMGKPGSIKVLNDLEIFHHDALGHSHNFKEFGYGMKCLGYYPPYAIFRIGWDFLTNKTVGKRGALKILRYYVLFRPADTGYYSKFPEDIRRQVRARQKKMLKKMLRQAVQKIWRQINKDRTGVETEK; encoded by the coding sequence ATGTATCAACAGGAGCAAAGATCAGATAGCGGAAGCCAATCTCAATCGTATTATGCGATTGTTTTTGGGAGAGACGGCAACAAGTCGATAAGAAAAGTCCTGGATAGCTTGTTGGCGCAGACGGTTATGCCTGCCAGGATAATGATAATAGACGACGGCTCGACTGACGGGATGTATCAAACGGTTCTTGAATACGAACAGAAATTCCCTCACATAGTTCATGTCCGGCAAACAAGCAACAAGACGCGTGACTATACTCGCTTGCCACTGCTTTGGAACATGGGCATCTTGCCAGACTATGATTATCATGTTATAGTTCCAAGCGATGCATCTTTCGTTCCAAATTATGCAGAACGAATATTACTCGAGTTTACAAGGAACCCTGACCTTGTGGTATGCTCTGGAGACTGGGGGCCAATGAATGCAAAGGCTCCACATGGCGGCGGCCGGTTTGTAAAGCAATCCTTCTTTTTCAAGCACTATCCTCAAGGCTATCCTCACATTTTGGGCTATGAAAGCGAGATCTTGGAAAGAGCGTTAATGGGAAAGCCGGGTAGCATCAAGGTACTGAACGATCTCGAGATATTCCATCATGATGCATTGGGACATAGTCACAATTTCAAAGAGTTTGGTTATGGCATGAAATGCCTTGGGTATTATCCGCCTTATGCAATATTTCGAATAGGATGGGATTTTCTTACAAACAAGACTGTTGGTAAGCGTGGAGCACTAAAGATCTTGCGCTATTATGTCCTTTTTAGGCCGGCAGACACGGGCTACTATTCGAAATTTCCTGAAGATATCCGCAGGCAGGTCCGCGCGCGCCAAAAAAAGATGCTGAAAAAAATGCTACGACAAGCGGTACAGAAAATCTGGCGACAGATCAACAAGGATCGGACGGGAGTGGAGACTGAAAAATGA
- a CDS encoding class I SAM-dependent methyltransferase, translating to MFLFGPKAFYKKYVADGNVYPLNHELVNTIMSFEPSSVFEFGCGVGKNLVLLRDKGVKSIFGIDISEAAIKKAKEKGINALRADERHLSKVQPCDVAFTCSVLDHVENIDKIMEQLKRIAQKAVVLMETNDTPAKFYYPHDYESYGFVKTGYAYQSRLPEGDGALYNLYVFKAG from the coding sequence ATGTTCCTTTTTGGACCAAAGGCATTCTACAAAAAATATGTGGCAGACGGGAACGTTTACCCACTAAATCATGAGTTAGTAAATACGATCATGTCGTTTGAACCCTCAAGTGTATTTGAGTTTGGTTGTGGAGTGGGCAAGAACTTGGTCCTTTTGCGTGATAAAGGAGTAAAGTCAATTTTTGGAATTGACATAAGTGAAGCAGCAATAAAAAAAGCAAAAGAAAAGGGGATCAATGCCTTGAGGGCTGATGAGAGGCACTTGTCAAAGGTTCAGCCTTGCGATGTTGCTTTCACATGTTCCGTTTTAGATCATGTTGAAAATATTGACAAGATTATGGAGCAACTAAAGCGCATCGCTCAAAAAGCCGTAGTCCTCATGGAAACCAACGATACTCCCGCCAAATTCTATTACCCTCATGATTATGAGAGTTATGGATTTGTAAAGACTGGATACGCTTACCAGTCAAGGCTTCCAGAAGGTGATGGTGCACTTTATAACTTGTACGTCTTCAAGGCCGGATAA
- a CDS encoding 50S ribosomal protein L1 has protein sequence MVSDSQIKELVKRAREGAGKRNFSQSAELTLVLKDIDVKKGFNLNETVALPHKPSRQPTICVIAAGEMGMRAKKAGVEHVMEPEELSRLGTNKREARKLVRAHDFFLSDTTQMAAVGRSLGQFLGPKGKMPTPLPYGAPVEAIANRFRGSVRVKAKNQLNASTKIGDETLSDDQLVENANAVIAAVEKKLPQGDKNIKNVMVKFTMGKGARLSALKAADKKKEATAGEKEEQ, from the coding sequence ATGGTGAGCGACAGCCAAATCAAGGAGCTGGTCAAGAGGGCGCGAGAAGGAGCAGGCAAGCGCAACTTTAGCCAGTCTGCCGAATTAACACTAGTATTGAAGGATATCGACGTAAAGAAGGGTTTTAACCTTAACGAGACAGTAGCCCTACCGCACAAGCCGAGCAGACAGCCAACAATATGCGTAATTGCCGCCGGCGAGATGGGCATGAGGGCCAAAAAAGCCGGCGTAGAGCATGTGATGGAGCCTGAAGAGCTCAGCAGGCTTGGCACAAACAAGCGCGAGGCAAGAAAACTTGTCCGGGCACACGACTTTTTCCTGTCTGACACCACACAAATGGCGGCGGTAGGTCGTTCTCTGGGTCAGTTCTTGGGTCCAAAAGGCAAGATGCCAACTCCGCTTCCATACGGTGCGCCCGTGGAGGCAATTGCAAATCGCTTCCGCGGCTCTGTTCGCGTAAAGGCCAAAAATCAGCTTAATGCATCAACTAAGATAGGCGATGAGACTCTATCTGATGATCAGCTCGTCGAAAACGCAAACGCAGTCATTGCAGCAGTGGAAAAGAAGCTTCCGCAGGGTGACAAGAACATAAAGAACGTGATGGTCAAGTTCACAATGGGCAAGGGTGCCCGGTTATCAGCGCTCAAAGCCGCAGATAAGAAGAAAGAAGCAACAGCAGGGGAGAAGGAGGAGCAGTAG
- a CDS encoding 50S ribosomal protein L10 has protein sequence MSTTQVVQRKSYPKKKRVMYQELQELPKSYNVIALSKMNKVRASQLMLIRKKFRNDIKIRIIKNKVAQRAFEKVQGVAGLENLSKELEGQCALMFTNISPFKLNLAFSQNKIFLPAKGGDIATKEIVVPAGNTGIAPGPVLSEFKVANVQTKIDQGTIWVNKDTVVAKPGDVISQQLASLLSKLNIKPIEAGITVNFAIAEGLLFKEADLRINLAEYKDELVRSFQQALALATEAGYMTPETVKPLLVKAQQHARSLAAESGYLTKDTADIVLPRAQSKAQAVASEAKKKGYTAQ, from the coding sequence ATGTCCACAACACAAGTAGTCCAACGCAAGAGTTATCCAAAGAAAAAGCGTGTCATGTACCAGGAGCTTCAAGAGCTGCCCAAGTCTTACAACGTGATAGCGTTGTCAAAGATGAACAAGGTACGTGCGTCGCAGCTGATGCTCATCCGCAAAAAGTTCCGAAACGACATCAAGATAAGGATAATCAAGAACAAGGTTGCCCAACGAGCCTTTGAAAAAGTTCAAGGCGTAGCGGGCCTTGAGAACCTGAGCAAAGAGCTTGAAGGCCAGTGCGCGCTCATGTTTACAAACATCAGCCCGTTCAAGCTCAACCTAGCATTTTCGCAGAACAAGATCTTCCTTCCTGCCAAGGGAGGCGACATTGCCACAAAAGAGATAGTGGTCCCAGCCGGCAACACTGGGATCGCGCCAGGTCCCGTTCTGTCAGAGTTCAAGGTTGCAAACGTCCAGACAAAGATAGACCAAGGCACCATCTGGGTGAACAAGGACACCGTAGTTGCCAAGCCTGGTGATGTCATTTCACAGCAGCTCGCCTCGCTTTTGAGCAAGCTCAACATCAAGCCTATAGAGGCAGGAATAACTGTCAACTTTGCAATAGCTGAGGGACTGCTGTTCAAGGAAGCTGATCTGCGCATCAACCTCGCTGAATACAAGGATGAGCTCGTCAGGTCATTCCAGCAGGCGCTGGCGCTTGCGACAGAGGCCGGCTACATGACGCCAGAGACGGTCAAGCCGCTCCTGGTCAAGGCACAGCAGCACGCAAGGTCACTTGCAGCCGAGTCGGGCTACCTCACCAAGGACACTGCAGACATTGTGCTCCCAAGGGCACAGTCCAAGGCACAGGCAGTGGCAAGCGAGGCCAAGAAAAAGGGCTATACTGCGCAATAA
- the rpl12p gene encoding 50S ribosomal protein P1, which produces MEYVYAALLLHKLKQNITEDNVKSVVKAAGVTPDDVRVKALVAALSEVNIEEALKAAPVAVAAAAPAGGAAAAPAGGAAPAKEEKKDEKKEEEALEGLSSLFG; this is translated from the coding sequence ATGGAATACGTATATGCTGCTCTGCTCCTCCACAAGCTAAAGCAGAATATCACTGAAGATAATGTCAAGAGCGTTGTCAAGGCTGCAGGCGTAACGCCAGATGACGTAAGGGTCAAGGCCCTCGTCGCGGCTCTCTCCGAGGTAAACATCGAAGAGGCGCTAAAGGCTGCGCCAGTCGCAGTGGCAGCGGCGGCACCGGCAGGCGGCGCAGCAGCTGCGCCAGCAGGCGGAGCGGCCCCGGCCAAGGAAGAAAAGAAGGACGAAAAGAAAGAGGAAGAAGCCCTAGAAGGCCTGTCTTCCCTCTTTGGTTAA